Genomic window (Streptomyces sp. SLBN-31):
CGTAGATCGTGCCGACGTGCCCAGGCATGACCAGAACTCCCGAGGCTGTCCGGCGCGGGACGGGGTCGGCGAACGAGACGATCCCGTGTACGCCGCGGGCGAGCAGGCGGTTTAGGCAGTTCGCGAGGAACCACGACTCGGAATTTCCGGGGCACTCATCCAGCAGGACGAACCGCGAGCACACCAGCGACTCGGTGTACGGGCGCTTCTACGCACCGTGAGCAGTCATTGGCGCAGCTCATGCTGCGTGTGACCTGTGAGTCGACGTGTTGATGGACTGGATGGGTTCGGCGACTCGGCCGCGGATGAACCGGGGCATCGGTTAGTGGCGGGACCGAGGACTGGGGCAAGCACTACGGCCGCCGCGGTTATCTAGGGTGTAGCCACAGTTATGCAGGTCAGTGGGCATCTTGTCTCGTCAGGCAAGTAAGGCGGTTGGAGGAGATGGCGGGCCGCCGTACCAGTCTGGCTCACTCGCCGGCACCTCTCCCCGTCGTCCCACCTCAGCCCGATCGTTCGCCCCGGTTGACTGTCAGAGGTGTGACTTATCGTTCCCGGCTATGAAGCGGTCACTGACGGATGTTCAAGCCCTATGGGCCATAGAGCAGGTCAAGAACGGGAGGATGACTCAAACCCAGGTCGCAGCCCACCTCGGCGCGTCACTCGCGCGGATCAACGCACTGGTCAACGGGCGCTCGTACAGGCATCTGCATGGCATCCCGAGAGGGACCAGGACAACCAACGGCGGCCAACGGTACGGGTTCACCGAGACACCCGAGCGCCGTCACTGGAACGAGGCGAAGTTCTGGACGCGCGTGGACCGCTCCGGCGGCCCTAACGCCTGCTGGCCGTGGGCCGGGGGCAAACCCGACGCCTACGGCCACACTGCCGCCGGGAAAGGAATGACCGGCTCGGCCAACGCCCATGTCGTCGCGTTCACCCTGGCCATGGGACTGCCCAAGGCCCCGGATTGGGCGCTGGTCCTGCGCCACCTATGCGACAACAAGCCCTGCTGCAACCCCGCTCACCTCAAGCCCGGCACCATCGGTGAGAACCTCGCCGACCGCTGGCAGGCCCAACGCGAAGGCCGTACCGGGCCGCGATCTGTCACAGACCCCGTACCTCCACCGCCCGGGGGGTGGTGCATCGTCACCGGCGACTTGGATGAACTCGACCGGCTGGCGCGGATCTCCGAGTTTCACGCCCGCGTGGACAGCAGCGGCGGCCCAGCGGCCTGTTGGCCGTGGAGAGGGGAGAAGTCCCGCAACAACTTCGGCTATGGACAGATGGCCTTCGACGGGCAAAGGGTCGTCCCCGCGCACCGCATCGCCTACGTGATCGCCGATGGGAAGACGCTGGCGGACATCAAAGGTCAGAACATCCTGCACAAGTGCCCCGAGGCCAAGCACCGCAACGACTGCAACAACCCTGCCCACCTGGCCCTCGGAACGCAGGCTGAGAACATCGCCGACAAGCTTATTCACGGCACCATGCCCATGGGAGAGCGGCATCACATGGGCCAGCGCTTCCCTGACGCCCTGGTCGCCCGGATGCGCGAGAAATTCTGGCGCCCTACCGGCAAGCGGCCCACCATGACCGAACTGGCCCTCGAAGCCGGAACGTCGGTCACCGTCATCAGTCGATGGCTGAAGGGGACAAGCCGACCCGAAGCGGGCGGGCCACTCGCTCCCACCGGCTGACGCGCGCTTAGGACGGTTGGAGGAGATGTGCGCGACGGCCCGTGGGCCACTCTGGGGCCAGCAGCAACAGGGAGGCCCGGATGGAGTGCCGCCGCGTCTCTGGCTGCGGCGGGGCCGGTTCTTCCAACCTTCTTTCGCCCGAAATGAAGTTGGGCGATCGACCTGCGTCACGAACCTGCCGTACGTGCCTGACGACCCCTTGGATACTCGTAAGGCATGTACGAAATCGGCTCCCTGACTTGCCTGTCGCTTCCCAGACGCCCTAGATAACGCGGCCCG
Coding sequences:
- a CDS encoding HNH endonuclease, with amino-acid sequence MKRSLTDVQALWAIEQVKNGRMTQTQVAAHLGASLARINALVNGRSYRHLHGIPRGTRTTNGGQRYGFTETPERRHWNEAKFWTRVDRSGGPNACWPWAGGKPDAYGHTAAGKGMTGSANAHVVAFTLAMGLPKAPDWALVLRHLCDNKPCCNPAHLKPGTIGENLADRWQAQREGRTGPRSVTDPVPPPPGGWCIVTGDLDELDRLARISEFHARVDSSGGPAACWPWRGEKSRNNFGYGQMAFDGQRVVPAHRIAYVIADGKTLADIKGQNILHKCPEAKHRNDCNNPAHLALGTQAENIADKLIHGTMPMGERHHMGQRFPDALVARMREKFWRPTGKRPTMTELALEAGTSVTVISRWLKGTSRPEAGGPLAPTG